The DNA region CGATCGCCAATCTCCGAGATCATCCCAACCGAATTCTGCGGGGAGCACATAGGCATTTTGAGTCTTTTCCATCAGAGCAAAATCAACACTGATTTTTGGTAACTCTGCGTAGGCATTGGTGCCTTTTTCTTGGAGAGGTTTTAGGATTTCGGGCGCATGGAGGGCTAATTCTTTGAGCGCTGTGCCAATGGAAAAGAGGAAAATACCGCTATTCCAACTGAATTTGCCAGTGTCGAGAAAAGATTTGGCCGTCGCTTCGTCAGGCTTTTCGCGAAATTGACTTACTTTGCAAATCTCATTTTCTGCCATATCTCCTTGCTCGATATAGCCATAGCCTGTCGCAGGATATTCGGGCTTAATGCCAATGGTGGCGATCGCCTGCCGTGATGCTACAAAATTTGCTGCTTGATTTAAAGTCGCGAGAAATTTGGGTTCATCACCAATCCAGTGATCTGCCGGAAAAAAGGCCACCACTGTATCTTCGTCATAATGTTTCGCTAGTTCAACACAAGTCCAGGCGATCGCTGCGGCTGTATCCCGTCGATCTGGTTCAACTAAAATATTTTTCTGCGGTAATTCTGGCAATTGTTCTTGTACTTGATCCGCAATCATTGAGGCGGTCACAATCCATAGATTGTCCCATTGCCCATCCGGTAATAAACGCTTAGCTGTGGCCTGCAATAGACTGACCCCAGACCCGTCTAAACTCAAAAATTGTTTGGGGCGATCGCGGCGACTGAGAGGCCAAAACCGTTCACCCTTACCGCCTGCCAAAATTACCGGAATAAAAGCCATATTGCTGATTGCCTGTGGTTAATTGCGATACGCCTTTGCGGAGGCGCGAATCCATGTTGTTGCAGCGATTATAAAAGGAATCAGGAAAAACAAAAAGCCAAATCGAAGAGGGTGTTCTCGTACATAAGGTTGCGACACCATGAGGGCAACAATCAAGCCGCCATACAATAACCCTGCCACCGGTAATCCAAGTACCAGCATGGCAAATTTATCTTCGTTATCCATCGCCAAATATCCTTGTCACGACTGGTCTATTTTCAAGCTTATCGCGACTATCAAAACATGGTTGTATGTTGCAGATAAATGTCACCATAAAATTGAAAGAATAAAAAAGAGGCGATATAAAAAAGAGACGATCGCCCCTTCTCTGGCTTTGGATAGCCCAAATATTCTAGGCAATATGCTGTAAAACCATTCCCGGATTAATTTGACTTACCATTTCAGCAGTTTGTAATTGTCTGCGCATGGCTGTTGGCGAACCCTTCGTT from [Leptolyngbya] sp. PCC 7376 includes:
- a CDS encoding mannose-1-phosphate guanylyltransferase, giving the protein MAFIPVILAGGKGERFWPLSRRDRPKQFLSLDGSGVSLLQATAKRLLPDGQWDNLWIVTASMIADQVQEQLPELPQKNILVEPDRRDTAAAIAWTCVELAKHYDEDTVVAFFPADHWIGDEPKFLATLNQAANFVASRQAIATIGIKPEYPATGYGYIEQGDMAENEICKVSQFREKPDEATAKSFLDTGKFSWNSGIFLFSIGTALKELALHAPEILKPLQEKGTNAYAELPKISVDFALMEKTQNAYVLPAEFGWDDLGDWRSLERLLPPDETKNVNVGNYKAFDTSGSIVYSDNPDETVVTLGVSDVVVVRQGNVTIVLDKNRSQDIKKILGKLPEELL